In Zobellia roscoffensis, the following are encoded in one genomic region:
- a CDS encoding RagB/SusD family nutrient uptake outer membrane protein, with the protein MKKTIILFALSFLGISISSCEDDFLDKQPSSQLPSDTFWKTEQDAQLALTGVYSNLQQNMLAIRADGGWPPTIKPNWDALTDDCYQTFNYGFRELIDGTASATSGGNNGAIAQLYNVCYKGIQTCNFFLANIDQVENIEADKLNDWKAQASTLRAFFYYNLVTTYGEVPLRIEPTTLENQDLPKNSESEIFAQIETDLIFATANLSEAPYNDGYVVKGSASALLARTYLYQGKYAEAAVAAKAVMDGGSFSLSTNYEDLFIDAGQADNPEIIFSTKYSSAPGEFQDRGSEIMIGFWGTLKPTEDFVNSFEATDGLPIDESPLYDASNPLENRDPRLSKIVLEGEWNPEIEQKTLSGFGLLKWISPQTRASFVQNFTEGTDYIHIRYADVLLMYAEGKIESGSIDTSVLDAINAVRARAYGVAIGDTGSYPAITTTDPGELREAVRNERRYELGFEGLRYFDLKRWGIAEEVLNGFYDSHVDANRIFLPKHYKWPLPQSAIDKNDALEQNPDY; encoded by the coding sequence ATGAAAAAGACAATCATATTATTCGCACTATCCTTTCTGGGGATTTCGATAAGTTCGTGCGAGGACGACTTTTTAGACAAGCAGCCTTCTTCTCAATTGCCTTCCGACACTTTTTGGAAGACTGAGCAGGATGCACAACTGGCATTGACCGGAGTATATAGTAACTTACAACAAAATATGTTGGCTATTCGTGCCGATGGTGGATGGCCTCCAACCATTAAACCAAACTGGGATGCTCTTACAGATGACTGTTACCAAACATTCAACTATGGCTTTAGAGAGCTTATTGATGGTACAGCTTCAGCTACCTCTGGCGGAAACAATGGTGCAATTGCTCAACTTTACAATGTATGTTATAAAGGAATTCAAACATGTAATTTCTTTTTAGCCAACATAGATCAAGTTGAGAACATTGAAGCAGACAAACTAAACGACTGGAAAGCTCAGGCAAGTACTTTACGTGCTTTTTTCTATTACAATTTGGTTACTACTTATGGAGAGGTTCCTCTTAGAATAGAACCAACTACTTTGGAGAATCAGGATTTACCTAAAAACTCTGAATCAGAAATTTTTGCTCAAATTGAAACAGACCTAATATTTGCAACAGCAAATTTATCAGAAGCTCCATACAATGACGGTTATGTAGTAAAAGGTTCCGCTAGTGCATTATTGGCAAGAACATACTTGTACCAAGGTAAATATGCTGAAGCAGCTGTAGCGGCAAAAGCAGTAATGGACGGTGGCAGTTTTTCCCTTTCCACTAATTATGAAGACCTTTTTATTGACGCTGGACAGGCTGATAATCCAGAAATTATATTTTCTACCAAATACTCAAGCGCTCCTGGAGAATTCCAAGACAGAGGTAGTGAAATCATGATTGGCTTTTGGGGAACCCTTAAACCAACTGAAGATTTTGTAAACTCTTTTGAAGCTACCGATGGTTTGCCTATAGATGAGTCTCCACTATATGATGCAAGCAACCCTTTAGAAAATCGTGACCCTAGATTAAGTAAAATCGTACTAGAAGGCGAATGGAATCCAGAAATTGAGCAAAAAACATTGTCTGGTTTTGGATTGTTAAAATGGATTTCTCCTCAAACTAGAGCTTCTTTCGTACAGAATTTTACTGAAGGAACAGATTACATTCACATTCGTTATGCAGATGTTCTTTTGATGTATGCCGAAGGAAAAATTGAATCAGGAAGCATTGACACTTCTGTACTAGACGCTATTAACGCAGTAAGAGCAAGAGCCTATGGCGTAGCGATAGGAGATACTGGTTCGTACCCGGCAATTACCACTACAGACCCAGGCGAACTTCGCGAAGCAGTTCGTAATGAGCGTAGATATGAACTAGGATTTGAAGGTTTGCGATACTTTGATCTTAAACGTTGGGGTATAGCAGAAGAAGTACTTAATGGTTTTTACGATTCTCACGTAGATGCTAACAGGATATTCTTACCTAAACATTACAAATGGCCATTGCCACAAAGTGCAATAGACAAAAATGACGCACTAGAGCAAAACCCAGATTACTAA
- a CDS encoding sulfatase family protein: protein MFTTLFTLVAITHTYAQKPNIVIIYADDMGYGDLQCQNPNSKIPTPNLNKLASEGMRFTDAHSSSGICSPSRYALLTGTYHWRRQHGIVNSFGPPFFDESDVTLPEILKNNGYETAAIGKWHLGWNWNFINNDPSGERTYWNKTHQVYLVEDIDWKAPLTGGPLDRGFDYYFGDGTINFPPYAWVENDKFVTAPNDFFEFNKFEREVKEEDWDSRPGPKVEGWDPYTVLPTLTKKTTAWIGKQNKEKPFFLYLALPSPHAPIIPNDEFDGTSQAGGYGDFMVQTDWVAGQVLEALKTNGFEENTIVIFTSDNGPEKYAFERAEKYDHFSMGDFRGLKRDVWEGGHHVPFIIKWPGNIKEGTVSEEVISQVDIMATLANITNTTLHNKTAPDSYNLLPLIKGKKYKTPLREATVHNTYDGIWGLRKGKWLYINKSSGEHSKMPDSFKELRGYKDFDTPALLFDMNKDVEQRNNIFEAHPEVIVEMASLLKTYKDQGYSVKR, encoded by the coding sequence TTGTTCACCACACTTTTTACTTTAGTGGCAATTACCCACACCTATGCTCAAAAACCCAATATTGTCATTATTTATGCAGATGATATGGGGTATGGAGATTTACAATGTCAAAATCCAAATTCAAAAATACCAACACCCAACCTCAACAAATTAGCTTCTGAGGGCATGCGGTTTACGGACGCCCATAGTTCTTCTGGAATTTGCTCACCTAGTAGATATGCTCTTCTCACTGGTACTTATCACTGGCGTAGACAGCACGGCATTGTAAATTCATTTGGACCTCCATTCTTTGATGAATCGGATGTAACACTACCCGAAATACTGAAGAATAACGGTTACGAAACAGCAGCTATTGGGAAATGGCATTTAGGATGGAACTGGAATTTTATAAATAATGACCCATCCGGAGAAAGAACATATTGGAATAAAACACATCAAGTCTATTTAGTTGAGGATATTGATTGGAAAGCACCATTAACAGGAGGACCACTAGACAGAGGATTCGATTATTATTTTGGTGATGGAACTATTAACTTCCCTCCCTATGCTTGGGTTGAAAATGATAAATTTGTTACGGCCCCAAATGATTTCTTTGAATTTAATAAATTTGAAAGAGAGGTAAAAGAAGAAGACTGGGATTCTCGCCCAGGACCTAAAGTAGAAGGCTGGGATCCGTATACCGTATTACCAACATTGACTAAAAAAACAACAGCATGGATTGGCAAACAAAATAAAGAGAAGCCTTTTTTTCTGTATTTGGCACTTCCTTCTCCGCACGCACCGATTATACCTAATGATGAGTTTGATGGAACTTCACAAGCTGGAGGTTATGGTGATTTTATGGTACAAACAGATTGGGTAGCCGGACAGGTATTAGAAGCTTTAAAAACAAATGGATTTGAGGAGAATACTATAGTAATCTTTACTTCAGACAATGGCCCGGAAAAATATGCTTTTGAACGTGCAGAAAAATATGACCATTTTAGCATGGGAGATTTTAGAGGTTTAAAACGTGATGTTTGGGAAGGCGGTCATCATGTACCGTTCATAATCAAATGGCCTGGCAATATTAAAGAGGGTACGGTTTCGGAAGAAGTTATTTCCCAAGTAGATATTATGGCTACCCTAGCCAATATAACTAACACTACTCTACATAACAAAACAGCTCCGGATAGCTACAACCTACTACCACTGATAAAAGGTAAGAAATATAAAACACCACTTCGGGAGGCAACAGTTCACAACACGTACGATGGTATTTGGGGCTTACGAAAAGGGAAATGGCTATATATCAACAAGTCTTCTGGCGAACACTCAAAAATGCCCGACTCTTTTAAAGAACTAAGAGGATACAAAGATTTTGACACGCCTGCCCTACTTTTTGATATGAACAAAGACGTTGAACAAAGAAATAATATTTTTGAAGCACATCCTGAAGTAATAGTAGAAATGGCTTCACTTTTAAAAACCTATAAAGACCAGGGGTATTCCGTAAAACGGTAA
- a CDS encoding VCBS repeat-containing protein: protein MPVLSFRRSFAFPFLKVFAFGSILVLFIACNEKKELAVPPIENTLFQELSNENTGVDFSNSVEASKQLNLFSYMYFYNGGGVAAGDLNGDGLDDIYFTGNQVQNRLYLNKGGFEFTDITNNSGTSGDVNAWYTGITFVDVNGDGKLDIYVSQIGDILGNNGHNLLFINLGNDENGSPKFKESANELGLTVKGATTQTAFFDYDLDGDLDAYIMTHSNFNDGVLPRAEKRLISSPYGDKLFRNDGDKFTDVTKESGIYSSPLGFGLGISTADINKDGYADIYIGNDFYEDDYLYVNNGDGTFTEDLASYIKHTSRFSMGNDIADMNNDALPDILSLDMQAYEPEILKASHGEDSYAIFNYKLSFGYQHQYAHNTFQLNRDGKHFSEIARLASIEATDWSWSVLANDFDLDGNKDLFITNGIFKRSNDMDYMQFLSGDEVQKQLRSGNYDFSAALTDKMPSYPLQNFFFKNNNNGLSFKNTSTEWGGTKKGFSNGATYTDLDNDGDLDLVVNNLNAKASILKNTTVENDSLNKGYLKIKLKGKSGNSFGIGGKVTIKNKGKQQYQELLNVRGYLSSPPPYLNFAVTKNTTIDTLLVQWPNKEVTVLTDVNSNQEVVIIQENSPDFELETKEAPKSLFTAIQSSALGVNYKHQENRFYEFNREHLIPHMNSTWGPPIAVGDLNNDGLDDFFVGGALNQASEIYMQRSNGKFTKSTTLQTDAPSEDTASELVDFNGDGYLDLLVGSGSNQEIKPDPKSLTRLYINNGRGNFTKQGNFPKIYTTVSDLAIADFDKDGDNDIFISSRSVPGKYGSSPNSYLLKNDGKGNFSVDVESKKYFEKCGMATSAKWVDLDGNGWEDLVLVGEWMPIKIYYNQNGNLTEANPEANSLQFSNGWWNTVEYGDFDNDGDLDLVAGNLGLNSKLRATENQPVQMYYADFDKNGWPEGVTTHFINGKEHVFSSKSLLEKQMVYLRKKFTTYSAFAKADFKDIFTAEELQRAKTLRAYEFRTCFIENLGDKKFKLTPLPTAAQFSTVNAIHKLDYDQDGKLDLLLGENFYDANTELGRYDAGYGTFLKNNGNGTFKEKSISQSGLLLNRQTRHIKTLTNKKYGKLLVISNNNDSLQFYRQPTFK, encoded by the coding sequence ATGCCCGTACTTTCTTTTAGACGTAGTTTTGCTTTTCCTTTTCTAAAAGTTTTCGCTTTTGGTTCTATTTTGGTGCTTTTTATTGCGTGTAACGAAAAGAAGGAATTAGCAGTACCACCAATAGAAAATACGCTTTTTCAAGAATTATCCAATGAAAATACCGGCGTAGATTTCAGCAATTCTGTTGAGGCATCCAAACAGTTAAACTTATTCTCTTACATGTACTTTTACAATGGTGGCGGGGTGGCAGCAGGAGATTTAAACGGTGATGGTCTTGATGATATCTATTTTACCGGAAATCAAGTTCAGAACAGGCTATATCTCAACAAAGGTGGTTTTGAGTTTACAGATATTACCAATAATAGCGGCACTAGTGGCGACGTAAATGCGTGGTACACCGGAATAACTTTTGTTGATGTTAATGGAGATGGAAAATTAGATATTTATGTGAGCCAAATTGGAGATATTTTAGGAAATAACGGCCATAACTTACTTTTTATCAATTTAGGAAATGATGAGAATGGCTCTCCTAAATTTAAGGAAAGTGCTAATGAGTTAGGCCTAACCGTAAAAGGTGCCACTACACAGACTGCATTTTTTGATTATGATTTAGATGGTGATCTTGACGCCTACATTATGACGCATTCAAATTTTAACGACGGTGTGCTTCCTCGTGCGGAAAAGCGTTTGATTTCTAGTCCCTATGGCGATAAGTTATTTCGAAACGATGGAGATAAATTTACCGATGTCACTAAAGAATCTGGCATTTATAGTAGCCCGTTAGGTTTTGGACTAGGCATAAGCACAGCCGATATCAACAAAGATGGCTACGCAGATATTTACATCGGAAATGATTTCTATGAAGATGACTATCTATACGTCAACAATGGAGATGGCACCTTCACCGAAGACCTCGCATCTTACATAAAACATACCAGTCGGTTTTCTATGGGCAATGATATTGCCGACATGAACAATGATGCTCTGCCGGATATCTTGTCTTTGGATATGCAGGCCTATGAACCTGAAATTTTGAAAGCCTCTCATGGGGAAGACTCGTATGCTATTTTTAACTACAAACTGTCTTTTGGGTACCAACACCAATACGCCCATAATACCTTTCAACTAAATAGGGACGGAAAGCACTTTAGTGAAATAGCAAGGTTAGCTAGTATTGAAGCTACCGATTGGAGCTGGTCCGTTTTGGCCAATGATTTTGATTTAGATGGCAACAAAGACTTATTCATCACCAACGGCATTTTCAAAAGGAGCAATGACATGGACTATATGCAGTTCTTGTCTGGTGATGAAGTTCAAAAACAACTGCGCTCTGGCAATTACGATTTCAGCGCAGCTTTAACGGATAAAATGCCGAGCTATCCGTTGCAGAATTTTTTCTTTAAGAATAATAATAATGGCCTCAGCTTTAAGAACACATCTACGGAATGGGGCGGCACAAAAAAAGGGTTTTCCAATGGAGCCACATATACAGATTTAGATAACGATGGTGATTTAGACTTGGTCGTCAACAACTTGAACGCCAAAGCATCTATCTTAAAAAATACCACCGTAGAGAACGATAGTCTAAACAAAGGCTACCTAAAAATAAAATTAAAAGGCAAATCCGGTAACAGCTTCGGTATTGGGGGCAAAGTCACTATAAAAAATAAAGGCAAACAGCAGTACCAAGAGTTATTGAATGTTAGGGGTTACCTATCCTCTCCTCCTCCATATCTAAATTTTGCCGTTACCAAGAATACCACAATTGATACCCTTTTGGTGCAGTGGCCCAATAAAGAAGTAACGGTTTTAACGGATGTCAACTCAAATCAAGAAGTAGTTATAATACAAGAGAATTCGCCGGACTTTGAACTTGAAACCAAAGAAGCTCCTAAATCACTTTTCACCGCAATACAAAGCAGCGCACTGGGTGTTAATTACAAACATCAGGAAAATCGGTTTTATGAATTCAACAGAGAACATTTAATTCCACATATGAATTCTACTTGGGGGCCACCTATTGCGGTGGGAGACCTCAACAACGATGGTTTAGATGATTTTTTTGTTGGCGGAGCCCTAAACCAAGCATCTGAAATTTATATGCAGCGATCCAATGGTAAATTCACCAAATCAACCACACTTCAAACTGATGCGCCTTCAGAAGATACCGCTTCAGAACTAGTGGACTTTAACGGTGATGGGTATTTGGACCTTCTTGTTGGTAGCGGTAGTAACCAAGAAATTAAGCCAGACCCTAAAAGCCTCACTCGCCTTTACATAAACAACGGAAGAGGCAACTTTACAAAACAGGGCAATTTCCCAAAAATCTATACCACCGTTTCTGATTTAGCCATTGCTGATTTTGATAAAGATGGCGATAATGATATTTTTATTTCATCACGCTCTGTTCCCGGAAAATATGGCTCATCACCTAACTCTTATTTGCTTAAAAATGATGGGAAAGGAAATTTTTCGGTAGATGTTGAGTCGAAAAAGTATTTTGAAAAATGCGGAATGGCCACTTCTGCCAAATGGGTAGATTTAGATGGTAATGGTTGGGAAGACCTCGTTCTAGTAGGCGAATGGATGCCCATTAAAATATACTACAACCAAAACGGAAACCTTACCGAAGCGAATCCAGAAGCAAACTCATTACAATTTTCAAATGGTTGGTGGAACACAGTGGAATATGGTGATTTTGATAATGATGGGGACCTTGATTTGGTAGCCGGCAACCTTGGACTAAACTCAAAATTAAGGGCAACCGAAAATCAACCCGTGCAGATGTACTATGCCGATTTTGATAAAAACGGATGGCCAGAAGGGGTAACGACCCACTTTATCAATGGAAAAGAACATGTATTTTCCTCCAAGAGCCTTCTAGAAAAACAGATGGTGTACCTCCGTAAAAAGTTTACTACCTACAGTGCCTTTGCCAAGGCTGACTTCAAAGACATTTTTACAGCAGAAGAATTACAGCGCGCCAAGACTTTAAGAGCGTATGAATTCAGAACATGTTTTATTGAAAATCTTGGGGACAAGAAATTTAAACTTACGCCCCTCCCAACGGCGGCGCAATTCTCTACAGTAAATGCCATTCATAAACTGGATTATGACCAAGACGGAAAGTTAGACCTATTACTTGGAGAAAATTTCTATGATGCCAATACAGAACTAGGACGCTACGATGCCGGGTATGGCACTTTTTTGAAAAATAATGGGAATGGTACGTTTAAAGAAAAATCTATCTCCCAATCAGGATTACTCCTAAACAGACAGACAAGGCATATAAAAACCCTTACCAATAAAAAATACGGGAAGTTACTGGTTATCAGCAACAATAATGATAGCCTTCAGTTTTATAGGCAACCTACTTTTAAGTAG
- a CDS encoding sulfatase family protein gives MKKQLFNSPVIILVLSVLLFSNCGTKEKPTQVEEQSNNSPNIILFVSDDHGTDAIGAYGNKVIKTPHLDQLAAEGVRFNNAYCTSASCAASRSVILTGLYGHATGSYGHVHDYHHFSSYDNIKSLPVLLENSGYETARIGKYHVAPESVYHFQKVLEADPRNTVEMAEQCKEILNSDKPFFLYFCTDDPHRGAPFESDPWNLPNSFGNKKEGYEGVETITYDPKDVVVPSFLPDSQESREEIAQYYQSVSRIDQGFGKLMKMLKETGKDKNTVVIYISDNGMAFPGAKTTVYEPGIKLPCIIKDPLANLKGGSVNNALISWTDLTPTILDMADVTYDSNDFHGKSFKKILAEENPKGWDEIYASHTFHEITMYYPMRVVRDKNYKLIRNIAWRQEYPFASDLWAASTWQEVYRSDKEFFGKRKVKDYLFRPEFELFDLSNDPDESKNLANDKNYAEVLEALKNKMKAFQLKTKDPWLITWDHDNSLQGTGVNL, from the coding sequence ATGAAAAAACAACTTTTTAATTCGCCCGTAATTATATTGGTTTTATCTGTACTCCTATTTTCTAATTGTGGTACAAAAGAAAAACCAACCCAGGTGGAAGAGCAGTCCAACAACTCGCCCAACATCATTCTCTTTGTTTCAGATGACCATGGAACCGATGCAATTGGTGCCTACGGGAATAAAGTCATTAAAACCCCTCACCTAGACCAACTTGCTGCCGAAGGCGTTCGTTTTAATAATGCCTATTGTACCAGTGCTAGTTGTGCCGCAAGTAGGTCCGTTATACTCACTGGACTTTATGGTCATGCTACGGGTTCTTATGGGCATGTTCACGACTACCATCATTTTAGCAGTTACGACAATATAAAATCTTTACCCGTCCTTCTTGAAAATTCAGGTTACGAAACGGCCAGAATTGGCAAATACCACGTTGCGCCAGAATCAGTTTATCATTTTCAAAAAGTTTTGGAGGCAGACCCAAGAAATACGGTAGAAATGGCGGAGCAGTGTAAAGAAATTCTCAATTCCGATAAACCGTTCTTTCTCTATTTCTGTACGGATGATCCGCACCGTGGCGCTCCTTTTGAATCAGACCCATGGAATCTACCGAACAGCTTCGGTAATAAAAAAGAAGGATACGAAGGGGTTGAAACCATTACATATGACCCAAAAGATGTGGTTGTTCCTAGCTTCCTCCCAGATAGTCAAGAAAGCCGTGAAGAAATTGCTCAATACTATCAAAGTGTTTCTAGAATAGACCAAGGTTTTGGCAAGCTCATGAAAATGCTCAAAGAAACGGGCAAGGATAAAAACACTGTCGTTATCTATATTTCGGACAACGGTATGGCTTTCCCAGGTGCTAAAACTACCGTTTACGAACCAGGCATTAAATTACCCTGTATTATAAAAGACCCCTTGGCCAACCTCAAAGGTGGCTCGGTAAACAATGCCCTAATATCATGGACAGACCTTACACCAACGATTTTGGATATGGCAGATGTTACCTACGATTCCAACGATTTTCATGGCAAATCGTTCAAAAAAATACTCGCTGAGGAAAACCCCAAGGGTTGGGATGAGATATATGCTTCTCATACCTTTCATGAAATTACCATGTACTATCCTATGCGGGTTGTAAGGGATAAAAATTACAAGCTTATTAGAAATATTGCCTGGCGACAAGAATACCCATTTGCATCAGACCTTTGGGCTGCATCTACATGGCAAGAGGTATACCGAAGTGATAAGGAATTCTTTGGCAAACGTAAGGTTAAAGACTATCTCTTTAGACCTGAATTTGAATTATTCGACCTATCTAATGACCCAGACGAGAGTAAAAATTTAGCAAATGATAAAAACTATGCAGAGGTTTTAGAAGCTCTAAAAAACAAAATGAAAGCTTTTCAATTAAAAACCAAAGACCCTTGGCTCATTACTTGGGACCATGACAATTCTTTGCAAGGCACCGGTGTAAACCTCTAA
- a CDS encoding alpha-1,3-galactosidase-related protein has translation MKNFKFTQTVYLFAILIFGVFNLTAQQTIHIKPEAEDMTPIVRKALENTTDKNLTLVFEKATYNFLPDYATQQYSYITNHGNGLKNIIFLLEDFDSVTIEGNGAEFMFHGQVAPFQIRNCNQFAVKNLKMDWDIPFLFQGEVLAVDKIEGWRDIKPFTDGFSWELKKDRIFFPNVDGFSFPELGSTLAFNAEYKRVAHGAWDMSSRPRWVEERPDGVLRFHEHLKQYPPVGSILNSKGDHDHNRYAPAFQITSSKNIHLEDITIHHALGMGFLFERTENITINNCGIYVREGSDRVVSTIADATHFANCKGDILIENSTFKHMLDDGTNVHGTYVVVDKILDKHTVRVSLQHFEQMGFEFAASDDEVWFIQQPSPKRGSENVVANVSVVNDKYSDIVFKNELPADLVVGDILENKTWNPTFTMRGCTIKDHRARNIVLKTPLKTVIENNNFSSMMSSIFFRGETYFWYESGAVEDVLIQNNNFEYCAYSGMEHAILNITPRLGKTFNQTEIYDRNIRFINNNIKTFDNRIVWSDRVDGLTISGNVIEQTTTASSLHPDGYQFDFKNCINVEVSNNTYKGNADKVLKLEGTSTEKVKYKRNKGFAKIKK, from the coding sequence ATGAAAAATTTCAAATTTACACAGACAGTTTACTTGTTTGCTATCCTAATTTTCGGGGTATTTAATCTTACGGCACAGCAGACTATTCACATAAAACCCGAAGCAGAGGACATGACACCTATAGTCCGCAAAGCTTTGGAAAATACTACTGATAAGAATCTAACCTTAGTTTTTGAAAAAGCCACTTATAATTTTTTACCTGATTACGCTACTCAGCAATACTCTTATATCACGAACCATGGCAACGGATTAAAAAACATCATTTTTTTATTGGAAGATTTTGATTCGGTAACGATAGAAGGCAATGGTGCTGAATTCATGTTTCACGGTCAAGTAGCTCCTTTTCAGATTCGGAACTGCAATCAATTTGCCGTCAAAAACCTGAAAATGGACTGGGACATTCCTTTTCTTTTTCAAGGGGAAGTGCTAGCCGTAGACAAAATAGAGGGGTGGCGAGACATCAAACCCTTTACTGATGGGTTTTCTTGGGAGCTTAAAAAGGACCGTATTTTCTTCCCTAATGTAGATGGATTTTCATTTCCAGAATTGGGAAGCACATTAGCATTTAATGCTGAATACAAAAGGGTTGCCCATGGTGCTTGGGATATGAGCAGCCGCCCGCGTTGGGTGGAAGAAAGACCTGATGGAGTGCTTCGTTTTCATGAACATTTAAAACAGTATCCGCCAGTCGGTTCTATTTTAAACTCCAAAGGAGACCATGACCACAACCGTTATGCTCCGGCTTTTCAAATTACCTCTTCCAAAAACATCCATTTAGAAGATATCACTATTCACCATGCTTTGGGAATGGGCTTTTTATTTGAACGAACCGAAAATATAACCATCAACAATTGTGGTATTTATGTCCGTGAGGGTTCTGACCGTGTAGTTTCTACGATTGCCGATGCTACTCATTTTGCGAATTGCAAGGGTGATATTCTAATAGAGAATTCGACTTTTAAACATATGTTGGATGATGGCACCAATGTACACGGAACCTATGTGGTTGTAGATAAAATTTTGGATAAACATACTGTACGAGTTTCCCTTCAACATTTTGAACAAATGGGCTTTGAGTTTGCTGCTTCCGATGATGAAGTATGGTTCATTCAGCAACCAAGCCCCAAAAGAGGTTCTGAAAATGTGGTTGCCAATGTTTCCGTTGTTAACGACAAATACTCGGACATCGTTTTTAAAAATGAACTTCCTGCTGATTTAGTCGTGGGAGATATTTTGGAAAACAAAACGTGGAACCCCACTTTCACCATGCGCGGCTGTACCATAAAAGACCACAGGGCACGGAATATTGTTTTAAAAACACCTTTAAAAACCGTTATAGAGAACAACAATTTTTCATCTATGATGTCATCCATTTTCTTTAGGGGAGAAACCTATTTTTGGTATGAATCTGGCGCCGTTGAAGATGTATTGATACAGAATAACAACTTTGAGTATTGTGCTTACAGCGGAATGGAGCATGCTATTTTAAATATCACTCCACGCCTTGGAAAGACTTTTAACCAGACCGAAATATATGACCGCAACATCAGGTTCATCAATAACAACATTAAAACCTTTGATAACCGGATTGTTTGGTCAGACCGCGTTGACGGACTTACCATTTCCGGTAACGTAATTGAACAGACCACCACGGCTTCTTCATTACATCCTGATGGATATCAATTCGATTTTAAAAATTGTATCAACGTAGAGGTTTCAAATAACACCTATAAAGGGAATGCAGATAAAGTTCTTAAATTAGAAGGAACATCTACTGAAAAGGTAAAATACAAGCGTAATAAAGGGTTTGCCAAAATTAAAAAATAG